Sequence from the Torulaspora globosa chromosome 4, complete sequence genome:
CGGCTTTTTCGTCATAGTTCACCAGATATCAAGCCATAACCACCAGTTGATACTTAAAGAGCAGTCAACCTGAGTGTATGAGCCCTGTAGGAGTTGTAGCGATGTCgccaaagaggaagaaggcCGTGTCCAGTACTCAGACGAGTTCCGTGCCGTTGAAGGGCAAAATTCCGTCGTCAGGGACCATAAGTAAGGACTTTGCAGATGCGTTTAGTGTTTCGTTGAAGGCGTACTGGGGCCAGGTCGAGCAGGATAATCGTTTGAAGCTGATTGATATATTCTGCGTGTTTCTCGTGGTGCTCGCTTTGATAC
This genomic interval carries:
- the OST2 gene encoding dolichyl-diphosphooligosaccharide-protein glycotransferase (ancestral locus Anc_2.181), which produces MSPVGVVAMSPKRKKAVSSTQTSSVPLKGKIPSSGTISKDFADAFSVSLKAYWGQVEQDNRLKLIDIFCVFLVVLALIQTAFMAFIRDTFPFNAFLAGFIVCVGQFVLLISLRLQLASPFPGISKNKAFGEFVLASLILHFISLHFIN